A DNA window from Chitinibacter fontanus contains the following coding sequences:
- a CDS encoding heavy metal translocating P-type ATPase, whose product MTTPCFHCGSACPDPAEFTIQYREHTEPACCAGCKAVADTILASGLESYYAQRTESASRTEPLPKEIREQLQHYDDALLQSDFVHHISDDIREAALILEGITCAACIWLNEQHLSQLKGVISVSINYSTHRARVRWDDQQVKLTTILQHITAIGYRAHPYDHERNEAQWQSQRKSALLRLWVAGLSMMQVMMFVVPMYMAPDGEIEAVWLSMMHWGSALLTLPVVLYSCWPFYQNSWRELKHGRASMDLPVSIGVIAAFCASTYSLITGHGEIYFDSVSMFVFLLLGGRYLEFKARRRAGAAAEMLVKLIPAFAHQLEEDQTLRETPVHRLAVGDRILSKAGETIAVDGIVLEGSSEVNEAMLSGESRPISKQSGSQVIAGSMNLISPLTIEVKSVGHDTRLGSMVRLLDQSLQQKPRLAQLADWVAGWFVVALLIIAALCYLYWHLHDPIHALPYTVAVLVISCPCALSLATPAALTAVTGHLAQLGVLVTRGNCVENLASVTDIVFDKTGTLTFGEPRVAQLIPFNCSSTHALHIANLLEQQSEHPIAKAFKSSDTTIATESCSKIVKEFKNHPGGGITGTIDNAQYWLGSAGFILGELGHEIPTSPTQDAIGSTIYLADQQQVLAAYILSDQIRPEAYNLVKQLTNQRYRLHLVSGDELRIVRHVAKQLGIEHYQASSTPEAKVTYIRQLQAQGRQVLMLGDGVNDAPVLALANVSIAMGGGVDIAQAAGDMILLNNQLNALPHAVELAKRCRKIIRQNLAWALSYNLAALPVALLGWVTPWLASLGMALSSLLVMANALRLLRNKKPQKTE is encoded by the coding sequence ATGACAACCCCATGCTTTCACTGCGGCAGTGCCTGCCCTGATCCAGCCGAATTTACTATTCAATACCGTGAGCATACCGAGCCCGCCTGCTGTGCCGGCTGTAAAGCGGTTGCTGACACCATTTTGGCGAGTGGGCTAGAAAGCTATTATGCACAACGTACCGAAAGTGCCAGCCGTACAGAACCGCTCCCCAAAGAAATCCGGGAACAGTTGCAGCATTACGATGATGCATTGTTGCAAAGCGACTTTGTACACCACATTTCAGATGATATCCGCGAGGCTGCCTTAATCCTTGAGGGCATTACCTGTGCTGCATGCATCTGGCTGAACGAGCAACATCTGTCACAACTGAAAGGGGTGATATCTGTATCAATCAACTACAGCACACACCGAGCTCGTGTGCGCTGGGATGATCAGCAAGTCAAGCTAACGACCATACTGCAACATATCACCGCAATCGGCTATCGTGCCCACCCCTACGATCACGAACGCAATGAAGCGCAATGGCAATCCCAGCGCAAAAGCGCTCTGTTACGCCTCTGGGTAGCCGGTCTCTCGATGATGCAAGTCATGATGTTTGTTGTGCCAATGTATATGGCGCCAGACGGCGAGATCGAAGCGGTTTGGCTTAGCATGATGCACTGGGGCAGCGCGTTACTAACCTTGCCTGTTGTACTGTATTCATGCTGGCCGTTTTATCAGAACAGTTGGCGCGAGCTAAAACACGGTCGTGCCAGCATGGACCTCCCCGTCAGCATTGGGGTTATTGCTGCATTCTGCGCCAGCACCTATTCACTCATCACAGGTCACGGTGAGATTTATTTCGATTCAGTGTCGATGTTTGTATTTTTACTGCTCGGCGGGCGCTATTTAGAATTTAAAGCTCGACGTCGGGCAGGTGCAGCAGCTGAAATGCTGGTCAAGTTAATCCCAGCTTTTGCACACCAGCTTGAAGAGGACCAGACTTTAAGAGAAACACCTGTGCATCGCCTGGCGGTGGGCGATCGCATTCTAAGCAAAGCAGGAGAAACCATCGCGGTTGATGGAATCGTGCTTGAGGGTAGCAGTGAAGTCAACGAGGCCATGCTGAGCGGCGAAAGCCGCCCAATTAGCAAGCAGTCAGGTAGCCAGGTAATCGCAGGCAGCATGAACCTAATCTCGCCACTGACAATTGAAGTGAAATCAGTAGGCCATGACACCAGACTTGGTAGTATGGTACGTCTGCTTGATCAGTCATTACAGCAAAAACCACGTCTTGCCCAATTAGCAGACTGGGTGGCCGGATGGTTTGTGGTGGCATTACTGATCATCGCCGCACTCTGCTATCTGTATTGGCACCTGCACGACCCCATACATGCCCTGCCCTATACTGTGGCAGTGCTGGTGATTTCCTGCCCATGCGCTCTTTCACTGGCAACCCCAGCGGCACTGACTGCAGTTACGGGGCATTTAGCACAATTAGGCGTGCTGGTTACGCGGGGAAACTGTGTTGAAAACCTTGCGAGCGTTACAGATATCGTGTTTGATAAAACTGGCACACTGACCTTTGGTGAGCCTCGCGTAGCACAACTTATTCCATTTAACTGCAGCTCAACGCATGCACTTCATATAGCCAATTTGCTCGAACAACAATCAGAGCATCCTATTGCAAAAGCTTTTAAATCCAGCGACACAACAATCGCCACGGAATCCTGCAGCAAAATTGTCAAAGAATTCAAAAACCATCCGGGCGGCGGCATTACAGGAACAATAGACAATGCGCAGTACTGGCTCGGCTCAGCAGGCTTTATCCTCGGCGAACTAGGACATGAAATCCCCACCTCTCCCACCCAAGATGCAATTGGGAGCACTATTTACTTGGCCGATCAGCAACAGGTTCTGGCCGCTTATATACTAAGCGATCAGATTCGCCCAGAGGCATACAACCTCGTCAAACAATTGACCAATCAGCGCTACCGATTACACTTAGTATCTGGTGATGAGCTACGCATCGTCCGCCATGTTGCTAAACAACTGGGCATTGAACACTATCAGGCGAGCTCAACCCCAGAAGCCAAAGTCACCTACATTCGCCAACTACAAGCACAAGGCAGACAGGTCTTGATGCTTGGTGACGGAGTAAACGATGCACCTGTATTGGCACTGGCCAATGTGTCGATCGCCATGGGAGGTGGCGTCGACATTGCTCAAGCTGCTGGCGATATGATTTTGCTGAACAATCAGCTCAACGCCCTTCCGCACGCAGTTGAGCTTGCAAAACGGTGCAGAAAAATCATCCGGCAAAATCTTGCATGGGCACTAAGTTACAATCTAGCAGCGCTACCTGTTGCATTACTTGGTTGGGTAACCCCATGGTTAGCAAGCTTAGGCATGGCACTGAGCTCACTACTCGTTATGGCAAATGCGCTGCGCTTACTTCGCAACAAAAAACCACAAAAAACTGAATAA
- the ccoS gene encoding cbb3-type cytochrome oxidase assembly protein CcoS, whose amino-acid sequence MESLYLLIPMSLLIALGIGVIFWWFIRSGQSDDLEGPAWRILQDDDAIRSKPSNANDINEKNPD is encoded by the coding sequence ATGGAAAGTCTTTATTTACTTATTCCAATGTCACTTTTAATTGCCCTAGGAATTGGCGTGATATTTTGGTGGTTTATTCGCAGCGGTCAAAGCGATGATTTAGAAGGTCCCGCCTGGCGCATTTTGCAGGATGATGACGCAATTCGTAGCAAACCAAGCAATGCAAATGACATAAACGAAAAAAACCCTGACTGA
- the ccoN gene encoding cytochrome-c oxidase, cbb3-type subunit I, protein MENQATYNYKVVRQFAIMTVVWGIVGMLVGVICAAQMYWPELNIGPYFHFGRLRPLHTNAVIFAFGGCALFATSYYVVQRTCNVRLISDKLAGFTFWGWQLVILLAAITLPLGYTSGKEYAELEWPIDILITVIWVAYAIVFFGTIAIRKVKHIYVANWFYGAFILAVALLHLVNSAAMPVTAMKSYSAYSGAVDAMVQWWYGHNAVGFFLTAAFLGMMYYFIPKQAGRPVYSYRLSVVHFWALIFTYMWAGPHHLHYTALPDWTQSLGMVFSLILLAPSWGGMINGIMTLSGAWHKLRTDPILKFMVTALSFYGMSTFEGPMMAIKSVNALSHYTDWTVGHVHSGALGWVAMISIGSIYYLIPRLFGREQMWSVKLIEVHFWIATLGVVLYIASMWISGVTQGLMWRAINADGTLTYAFIDAVKASYPYYFIRFLGGLMYLSGMILMLYNVLRTVFDGKAVDAKIPAVATHA, encoded by the coding sequence ATGGAAAACCAAGCCACATACAATTACAAAGTGGTGCGGCAATTTGCCATCATGACGGTCGTCTGGGGCATTGTCGGCATGCTGGTTGGCGTAATTTGCGCCGCCCAAATGTACTGGCCAGAATTAAACATCGGGCCTTATTTTCACTTTGGTCGCCTGCGTCCACTACATACTAATGCTGTTATTTTTGCATTCGGTGGTTGTGCGTTGTTCGCGACGTCTTACTACGTTGTACAAAGAACCTGTAATGTACGCCTGATCAGCGACAAGCTCGCCGGATTTACCTTCTGGGGCTGGCAGCTAGTCATTTTGCTAGCGGCAATCACCCTGCCCCTGGGCTACACCAGCGGCAAGGAATATGCCGAACTGGAATGGCCAATTGATATTCTGATCACTGTCATTTGGGTTGCTTACGCAATTGTATTCTTTGGCACAATCGCGATTCGCAAAGTAAAACATATCTATGTGGCGAACTGGTTCTACGGCGCATTCATTCTTGCGGTAGCACTACTACACCTGGTTAATAGCGCTGCAATGCCTGTAACGGCAATGAAGTCTTATTCTGCCTACTCTGGCGCAGTAGATGCCATGGTGCAATGGTGGTACGGCCACAACGCCGTGGGCTTCTTCCTGACTGCTGCCTTCTTGGGCATGATGTATTACTTCATTCCAAAACAGGCTGGCCGTCCGGTTTACTCATATCGCCTATCCGTCGTGCACTTCTGGGCGCTGATCTTCACTTATATGTGGGCCGGCCCGCACCACCTGCACTACACCGCCCTGCCTGATTGGACTCAATCACTTGGCATGGTGTTCTCTCTGATTCTGCTGGCACCAAGCTGGGGCGGCATGATCAACGGCATCATGACGCTGTCTGGCGCATGGCACAAACTGCGCACAGATCCAATCCTGAAGTTCATGGTAACTGCGCTGTCGTTCTACGGCATGTCTACCTTTGAAGGCCCGATGATGGCCATCAAATCAGTGAATGCACTGAGCCATTACACAGACTGGACTGTCGGCCATGTACACTCTGGCGCACTGGGCTGGGTAGCAATGATCTCTATCGGTTCTATCTACTACCTGATTCCACGCCTATTTGGCCGCGAACAAATGTGGTCAGTGAAATTGATTGAAGTTCACTTCTGGATTGCGACCTTGGGCGTAGTACTTTACATCGCTTCAATGTGGATTTCTGGGGTAACTCAAGGCTTGATGTGGCGCGCAATCAATGCAGACGGCACTTTGACCTATGCATTTATTGATGCAGTGAAAGCATCGTACCCTTACTACTTCATCCGCTTCTTGGGCGGCCTGATGTACCTATCAGGCATGATCTTGATGTTGTACAACGTACTGAGAACTGTATTCGATGGCAAAGCTGTTGATGCAAAAATCCCAGCCGTTGCAACACACGCCTGA
- the ccoO gene encoding cytochrome-c oxidase, cbb3-type subunit II: MNKIQKLIEENVAALVILTLITISVAMMVEILPLMFSKSVTQPIAGVKPYSALRLEGRDIYIREGCYNCHSQMIRPFRSETERYGHYSVAGESVYDHPFQWGSKRTGPDLARVGGRYSDEWHRAHLMNPRDVVPESNMPAFSWLAVNTIDPTVTPKKMAALRKLGVPYTDADIANASKEVEGKTEMEAVIAYLQGLGLALKNKR; encoded by the coding sequence ATGAATAAAATTCAGAAACTGATTGAGGAAAATGTAGCGGCTCTCGTAATCTTGACGCTAATCACCATTAGCGTCGCAATGATGGTTGAGATTCTGCCGCTCATGTTTAGCAAATCGGTCACACAACCCATTGCTGGGGTTAAACCCTACAGTGCACTGCGCCTAGAAGGCCGCGACATCTACATTCGCGAAGGCTGCTACAACTGCCACTCGCAAATGATTCGCCCTTTCCGCTCAGAAACTGAACGCTATGGCCACTACTCTGTTGCAGGCGAGTCAGTGTATGACCATCCATTTCAATGGGGCTCAAAACGCACCGGACCAGATCTGGCACGCGTTGGTGGTCGCTACTCGGATGAATGGCATCGCGCGCATTTGATGAACCCACGTGACGTGGTGCCAGAGTCAAATATGCCTGCCTTCTCATGGCTTGCAGTTAACACGATTGACCCGACAGTAACCCCGAAAAAAATGGCAGCCTTGCGTAAACTGGGCGTTCCATACACGGATGCGGACATTGCCAATGCAAGCAAAGAAGTAGAAGGCAAAACTGAGATGGAAGCAGTTATTGCCTACCTACAAGGCCTTGGTCTCGCACTGAAAAACAAAAGGTAA
- a CDS encoding cbb3-type cytochrome oxidase subunit 3 yields the protein MDLQNEVRIIVTVLGFILFVVLCVWAYSKNTKQHFEEAAQQPFLDDDLPSSGKQS from the coding sequence ATGGACTTGCAGAACGAAGTTCGGATCATTGTGACTGTATTGGGATTCATTTTGTTTGTTGTTCTATGCGTTTGGGCATACAGCAAAAACACCAAGCAACACTTTGAAGAGGCCGCACAACAACCGTTCCTCGACGATGATTTACCATCGTCGGGCAAGCAGTCCTGA
- the ccoP gene encoding cytochrome-c oxidase, cbb3-type subunit III, giving the protein MTDFTSGFWGYFIAAVSILGIFFCAYLLLTQMKIKLKKGEKAQVTGHKWDGDLEEYNNPLPGWWVGMFAGTIIFALGYLWLYPGLVVLGNAKGWSQEGQHKEEVAKADAKYQALYDKYLAMPIPALAQNQEANDMGKRLFQTYCVQCHGSDARGAKGFPNLTDGDWLYGGTPEKIQETLNKGRHGQMPAFGAAFGEEKVRDVANYVLKISGSAAFNDVRATRGAETFKQVCVACHGAEGKGNQDIGAPNLTDKIWLYGGSEATIVETVTNGRANVMPAWKEFLGDGKVHLLAAYVYSLNQDKK; this is encoded by the coding sequence ATGACAGACTTTACTAGCGGTTTCTGGGGCTACTTTATTGCCGCAGTGTCGATTTTAGGCATCTTCTTCTGCGCGTATTTATTGCTAACGCAAATGAAAATTAAGCTTAAAAAAGGCGAGAAAGCACAGGTTACTGGTCACAAATGGGACGGCGACTTGGAAGAGTATAACAACCCTCTGCCTGGCTGGTGGGTTGGCATGTTTGCCGGCACAATCATTTTTGCGCTAGGCTATTTGTGGCTCTACCCTGGCCTAGTTGTTTTGGGCAACGCCAAGGGTTGGTCACAAGAAGGTCAGCACAAAGAAGAAGTCGCCAAGGCAGATGCCAAATATCAGGCACTGTACGATAAATATCTTGCGATGCCGATTCCTGCTCTTGCTCAAAACCAAGAAGCCAATGATATGGGCAAACGTCTATTCCAGACTTATTGCGTGCAATGTCATGGCTCTGATGCTCGCGGCGCAAAAGGCTTCCCAAATCTGACTGATGGCGACTGGCTGTATGGCGGCACACCTGAGAAAATTCAGGAAACACTCAACAAAGGCCGTCATGGTCAAATGCCCGCGTTCGGCGCAGCATTTGGTGAAGAAAAAGTTCGTGATGTTGCCAATTATGTTTTGAAAATCTCTGGCAGCGCGGCATTTAACGATGTACGTGCAACTCGCGGAGCTGAAACCTTCAAACAAGTATGCGTGGCTTGTCATGGAGCGGAAGGCAAAGGCAATCAAGACATTGGTGCACCAAATTTAACCGACAAAATCTGGTTGTATGGTGGTTCCGAAGCAACCATCGTTGAAACAGTCACCAATGGACGTGCAAACGTAATGCCAGCTTGGAAGGAATTCTTGGGCGACGGCAAAGTTCACTTGCTTGCGGCATATGTGTACAGCCTAAATCAAGATAAAAAGTAA